The DNA window CGAGATCAATGTGAACGGCAGCATGAATGTGTTCGCCGCCGCTCATCACGAAAATGTTGCGAAAGTCGTGGCGGCCTCCACTTCCAGTATATATGGAAATCTGCCTCTTCCTTCAAATGAAAATCAGCTTATTCCGTCCACGCCAAATATGTATGCTGCATCCAAACTCGGAATGGAGGCGCTCGGGTCCTCCTACTCGAGAGTTACCGGCCTGCCGGTCGTGTTTCTGAGGTACTTCAGCGTTTACGGTCTCGGAGAGAGAAAGAAGGGCAAGATCGCAAATATGCTGTCACAGTTTCTGTGGGATGCTCTTGAGCTGGACGGAAAGGGGAGGAAGCCGGTGATATATGGAGACGGCAGCCAGACGAGGGATCTGATTTTTGCCGACGATATAGCGGAGGCAAATGTGCGTGCGGCACTCTCCGGTGCGAAGAGCGGTTTATATAACGTGGGAACCGGGAAGGAGACATCACTCAACGAGTTGCTTGTTTTGATATCCGAAGTTGTGGGAAGGGACATTCAGGCCGAATACGTCGAAAATCCTATCAGCAATTACATCAACAGGACGCTCGCAGACACCACAAAGTGCAGGAAGGACATAGGTTTCGAAGCATCTGTTTCTGTAACGGACGGCATAAAAGCCATCGTGAATGAACTCCGGTAGATCCGCTTCATCTGATACAGTTGTTTTCAATATTATTGTTTGTATCCCTTACATCAATATATTCAAATATATTTATGTAATGCAACGCCTGTGGTTGGTTGTGAAGGAAAGACACGGAAAAACTGAAAACACCCTTAGACGGCTTTCTGACGAGGGTCTGTGCAGTGTTGCCGAACTCGGCAGGACCAGAAAATATGCCGTGAAACTTCGCTCTGGAAAGAGTGCAGCAGTGATTTCAGACGTGGCAGGAAAGTTAGCCGCTCTGGGCGATCCGAACAGATTGATGCTCGTGATGCTGATACGCAGGAAGGAGATGTGCGTGTGCGAAGTGACTCAGGCTGTCGGTCTGACTCAGCCAATGGCATCCTATCAACTCGGTTTGCTCGAGAGGACAGGAATCGTCAGGCGGAGAAAGATTGGTAAATGGGCATTT is part of the Candidatus Sysuiplasma acidicola genome and encodes:
- a CDS encoding NAD-dependent epimerase/dehydratase family protein — its product is MVTGVSGLIGARIAVACRKRGWSVSGIDIKDAEDSDIDFHKGSIMDTQLLRKAMRGCDFVFHEAAASSSPMFYPDPAPGVEINVNGSMNVFAAAHHENVAKVVAASTSSIYGNLPLPSNENQLIPSTPNMYAASKLGMEALGSSYSRVTGLPVVFLRYFSVYGLGERKKGKIANMLSQFLWDALELDGKGRKPVIYGDGSQTRDLIFADDIAEANVRAALSGAKSGLYNVGTGKETSLNELLVLISEVVGRDIQAEYVENPISNYINRTLADTTKCRKDIGFEASVSVTDGIKAIVNELR
- a CDS encoding winged helix-turn-helix domain-containing protein, coding for MKERHGKTENTLRRLSDEGLCSVAELGRTRKYAVKLRSGKSAAVISDVAGKLAALGDPNRLMLVMLIRRKEMCVCEVTQAVGLTQPMASYQLGLLERTGIVRRRKIGKWAFFSIDDIQFVDDVLKKVKVPGAGKDV